Proteins encoded in a region of the Methylosinus trichosporium OB3b genome:
- the hypD gene encoding hydrogenase formation protein HypD has protein sequence MKHVDEYRDGELARGIARRITAEAQPERDYRFMEFCGGHTHAISRYGVEDLLPENIRMIHGPGCPVCVLPMGRIDDAIKLAARPEVTLCTYADLMRVPASGGTSLMKAKADGADIRMVYSTLDAIAIAEKEPDREVVFFAIGFETTTPPTALAIRLAQKKRLRNFSIFCNHVITPAAMQAILETNEGVAIEGFVGPAHVSTVIGMSPYRRFATDYHKPVVIAGFEPLDVIQAVLMLVRQINEGRSDIENQYRRAVTETGNGRAIDEMAEIFELRESFEWRGLGEIPRSALRLREKYAQFDAEQRFGVVTSPARDNPACECGAILRGAKRPQDCKLFGTACTPETPMGSCMVSSEGSCAAHWAYGRFRQLERRKAS, from the coding sequence ATGAAGCACGTCGACGAATATCGCGACGGCGAGCTCGCGCGCGGCATTGCGCGCCGCATCACTGCAGAGGCGCAGCCGGAGCGCGACTATCGCTTCATGGAGTTCTGCGGCGGCCATACACACGCGATCTCGCGCTATGGCGTCGAAGATCTGCTTCCCGAAAACATCCGCATGATCCACGGGCCGGGCTGCCCGGTCTGCGTGCTGCCGATGGGCCGCATCGACGACGCCATTAAACTCGCCGCGCGCCCCGAGGTGACGCTCTGCACCTATGCCGATCTGATGCGCGTGCCGGCCTCGGGCGGAACAAGCCTGATGAAGGCGAAGGCCGACGGCGCCGATATCCGCATGGTCTATTCGACGCTCGACGCCATCGCCATCGCCGAGAAGGAGCCGGATCGCGAGGTCGTTTTCTTCGCCATCGGCTTCGAGACCACGACGCCGCCGACCGCGCTCGCCATTCGCCTCGCGCAGAAGAAGAGGCTGCGCAATTTCTCGATCTTCTGCAACCATGTCATCACGCCGGCGGCGATGCAGGCGATTCTCGAAACCAACGAAGGCGTCGCGATCGAGGGCTTCGTCGGCCCGGCCCATGTCTCCACAGTGATCGGCATGTCGCCCTATCGCCGCTTCGCCACCGATTATCACAAGCCCGTCGTCATCGCCGGCTTCGAGCCGCTCGACGTCATTCAGGCGGTGCTGATGCTGGTGCGGCAGATCAACGAGGGCCGCAGCGACATCGAGAACCAATATCGCCGCGCCGTCACCGAGACCGGCAATGGCAGAGCGATCGATGAGATGGCGGAGATTTTCGAGCTGCGCGAGAGCTTCGAATGGCGCGGCCTCGGCGAGATTCCGCGCAGCGCGCTGCGCCTGCGCGAAAAATACGCGCAATTCGACGCCGAGCAGCGCTTCGGCGTCGTCACCTCGCCCGCGCGCGACAATCCGGCCTGCGAATGCGGCGCGATCCTGCGCGGGGCCAAGCGTCCACAGGATTGCAAGCTGTTCGGAACCGCCTGCACGCCGGAGACCCCCATGGGCTCCTGCATGGTGTCGTCGGAAGGCTCTTGCGCGGCCCACTGGGCTTATGGAAGATTCCGCCAGCTCGAACGGCGGAAGGCGTCATGA